The proteins below come from a single Aegilops tauschii subsp. strangulata cultivar AL8/78 chromosome 6, Aet v6.0, whole genome shotgun sequence genomic window:
- the LOC109769536 gene encoding uncharacterized protein isoform X1 gives MAALQGRRLLLPLPLSLLARQALRRAVPPPIPRCRFLGSSSPPAAPASPFPSPPAPGPRSPPGSLVPTSAAAVVPAARGAGSPGLEISAPQRGRTTSGWPLPSSALLHAAAPWALWTSATADDMVGALMGANLSVFMLWRVLAHPRFITDPHMVWLDMYFGGRLHTLLTSASSNVDPMFMRKHFMISLDNFTSGRLHTMLTSSFSHMNLKHLFNNMVGLYFFGSSVRRTLTLVTLSSLLFC, from the exons ATGGCGGCCCTGCAGGGGAGAAGGCTCCTccttccccttcccctctccctcctcgcgcGGCAAGCCCTCCGCCGTGCCGTCCCACCGCCCATCCCCCGCTGCCGCTTCCTCGGCTCCTCCTCCCCGCCCGCGGCACcggcctcccccttcccctccccgCCCGCACCCGGCCCCCGCTCCCCGCCCGGCTCGCTCGTGCCGACGAGCGCCGCGGCCGTCGTGCCGGCCGCGCGTGGCGCTGGGTCCCCCGGCCTCGAGATCTCCGCTCCGCAGCGAGGCCGGACCACCTCGGGCTGGCCCCTTCCGTCGTCGGCATTGCTCCACGCCGCGGCGCCCTG GGCGCTCTGGACATCGGCCACGGCTGATGACATGGTGGGCGCGCTCATGGGCGCCAACTTGTCCGTCTTCATGCTCTGGCGCGTGCTCGCGCATCCCAGGTTCATCACGGATCCTCACATG GTTTGGCTGGACATGTACTTCGGCGGGCGGCTGCACACGCTGCTCACGAGCGCCTCCAGCAACGTGGATCCCATGTTCATGAGGAAACATTTCATG ATCTCGCTGGACAATTTCACGAGTGGGCGTCTGCACACGATGCTCACCAGTTCTTTCAGCCACATGAACCTTAAGCACCTCTTCAACAACATGGTCGGCCTCTACTTCTTCGGCTCAAGCGTAAGACGGACACTCACTCTTGTCACTCTGTCATCTCTTCTGTTCTGTTGA
- the LOC109769540 gene encoding mitochondrial import inner membrane translocase subunit TIM17-1-like → MDTTGPTTEQPQPPSVIQQVRGHAISGAIFGSVYKFLEGATNSPSGSRLSGGALAVRSNTLRIGSFAAWYGAAKSVRCAVAPDYPFETTVAWSVTDALFSVRHGLRAAGRSGLRGAVVGVVPDMLEYSLQRYLASRPRADDRCIPPE, encoded by the coding sequence ATGGACACGACAGGGCCGACGACCGAGCAGCCGCAGCCACCTAGCGTCATCCAACAGGTCCGCGGCCACGCAATCTCCGGTGCCATCTTCGGCTCCGTATACAAGTTCCTCGAGGGCGCCACCAACTCGCCGAGCGGGAGCCGCCTCTCCGGCGGGGCTCTGGCGGTCCGCAGCAACACGCTCAGGATCGGCAGCTTTGCGGCCTGGTATGGCGCCGCCAAGTCGGTCAGGTGCGCCGTGGCCCCGGACTACCCCTTTGAAACCACGGTCGCCTGGAGCGTCACCGACGCCCTCTTCTCCGTGCGCCACGGGCTGCGCGCGGCCGGCCGCTCCGGCCTCAGAGGAGCCGTCGTTGGCGTGGTCCCCGACATGCTTGAATATAGCTTACAACGCTACCTTGCCTCGCGTCCACGGGCAGACGATCGCTGCATCCCACCTGAGTAG
- the LOC109769536 gene encoding uncharacterized protein isoform X2, translating into MAALQGRRLLLPLPLSLLARQALRRAVPPPIPRCRFLGSSSPPAAPASPFPSPPAPGPRSPPGSLVPTSAAAVVPAARGAGSPGLEISAPQRGRTTSGWPLPSSALLHAAAPWALWTSATADDMVGALMGANLSVFMLWRVLAHPRFITDPHMVWLDMYFGGRLHTLLTSASSNVDPMFMRKHFMISLDNFTSGRLHTMLTSSFSHMNLKHLFNNMVGLYFFGSSQVQVQPLKLQ; encoded by the exons ATGGCGGCCCTGCAGGGGAGAAGGCTCCTccttccccttcccctctccctcctcgcgcGGCAAGCCCTCCGCCGTGCCGTCCCACCGCCCATCCCCCGCTGCCGCTTCCTCGGCTCCTCCTCCCCGCCCGCGGCACcggcctcccccttcccctccccgCCCGCACCCGGCCCCCGCTCCCCGCCCGGCTCGCTCGTGCCGACGAGCGCCGCGGCCGTCGTGCCGGCCGCGCGTGGCGCTGGGTCCCCCGGCCTCGAGATCTCCGCTCCGCAGCGAGGCCGGACCACCTCGGGCTGGCCCCTTCCGTCGTCGGCATTGCTCCACGCCGCGGCGCCCTG GGCGCTCTGGACATCGGCCACGGCTGATGACATGGTGGGCGCGCTCATGGGCGCCAACTTGTCCGTCTTCATGCTCTGGCGCGTGCTCGCGCATCCCAGGTTCATCACGGATCCTCACATG GTTTGGCTGGACATGTACTTCGGCGGGCGGCTGCACACGCTGCTCACGAGCGCCTCCAGCAACGTGGATCCCATGTTCATGAGGAAACATTTCATG ATCTCGCTGGACAATTTCACGAGTGGGCGTCTGCACACGATGCTCACCAGTTCTTTCAGCCACATGAACCTTAAGCACCTCTTCAACAACATGGTCGGCCTCTACTTCTTCGGCTCAAGC